A region of Lycium barbarum isolate Lr01 chromosome 1, ASM1917538v2, whole genome shotgun sequence DNA encodes the following proteins:
- the LOC132639931 gene encoding uncharacterized protein LOC132639931 produces the protein MRPPRPLCSYCGRQHPGECFRATGACFVCGRQGHQMRDCPARGGTGSSAQSTGSAGGSSSASVAMRPAGRGTPAPAGRGRGRGGASGSSGPSNRIYALASRQDQEASPNVVTGTDAQPGDPPV, from the exons atgaggccacccagacctttgtgttcctactgtgggagacagcacccgggagagtgtttccgagctaccggtgcatgctttgtttgcggccgtcagggccatcagatgagagactgtccggctagaggtggtacaggcagttcagctcagtctaccgggtcagccggtggttcatcttcagcctcggtggcgatgcgccctgcggggcgaggtactccagcaccagcaggccgcggcaggggtcgtggcggagcttcgggttctagcggtccttcgaaccgcatttatgccttagccagcagacaggaccaggaggcttcgcctaatgtcgtcacag gtacggacgcacagcctggtgatccacctgtttag